In the Treponema maltophilum ATCC 51939 genome, CGGCAAAGAAACGGCAAAGATGACGGAAAAAGAACTCGCCGCCCTGCGCAATAAAACGATCGGCTTTGTGTTCCAGCAATATCACTTGCTTCCGAGCATGACGATTCTCGAAAACGTTATGCTTCCCCTGCGCTATCAGGGCGTCGAACGGGCAAAACGAATTGAACTTGCAAAAGAAGCCTTGGAACTTGTCGATATGGGGAACAGACTGTCGCACCGGCCGAACGAACTTTCAGGCGGTCAAAAGCAGCGCGTTGCCGTTGCGCGCGCGACCGTAACGAAACCGCACATTATTCTGGCCGACGAGCCGACCGGCGCTTTGGACAGCAAAACGGGCGCGCAGGTTCTTAAGCTCTTTAAAAAAATCAACGAAGGCGGAACGACCATCGTCATCGTTACCCACGACCCGGGAATCGGCGCAAGCACGAACCGGTGCATAAAAATTTTTGACGGAAACATTCAGTCCGACCAAGAACAGGTTCCCGTCATGCCTTTCGACGAAACGTCCGGCAAAGCGGATCAGTCGGACGAAACGGATACAGCGGAAAAAGACGATGTTTGAAGATTTTACGAATGCGCTGCAGAATTTCAAAAGGCAAAAAACGCGCACGATTCTTTCCCTGCTCGGAGTTATTATCGGCGTCGCTTCGGTCATCGTGATTACCAGCATGGGAAGCAGTTCCACGCAGGAAATAAAAAACACATTCGGGACCGCAGGCCTCGACGTCGTAAGCATTTCGTCGGGCTTTATGCGCCGAAGGTCGAGTTCCTCGTCGATTACCTTCGACGAATCGTTCAGAAAAAATCTGTTCGATAACGTCAATCACATAAAAAAGATTTGGTATAAAAATTCGCTGAACGCATCGCTGTCTTACGGAGAAACGAGCTCTACGACAAACTGCAGCGCCGTGGAACAAGGTTATCTTGAAATGTACGACATAGAGCTTGAATCGGGAAGATTTTTTACCGTTACGGAAGACTATTACGGTATGCAAAAAATCATCCTCGGAAAAACGATTGCGGACGCCCTCTTTCCTTCAGGCGATGCCGTCGGCAAATACATTCTCGCAACGTCGAACAATATTTCGTTCAGCTTTGAAGTAATCGGCGTACTCAAAGAGCAAACGTCGGGCATGGAACAGACGAGCAACGGGGCCTACATTCCACGCGGCTTTTATTCAAAAAAAATCGCGCCGAACCCGAGCGCATCGACCGTTATCGTGCAAGCCGAAAGCGCCGAATACGCAACCGAACTTGCAAGCGCCGTAGAAGCGTACTGTACCGAGTTAAGCGGCTCCGCATATGCGGT is a window encoding:
- a CDS encoding ABC transporter permease, encoding MFEDFTNALQNFKRQKTRTILSLLGVIIGVASVIVITSMGSSSTQEIKNTFGTAGLDVVSISSGFMRRRSSSSSITFDESFRKNLFDNVNHIKKIWYKNSLNASLSYGETSSTTNCSAVEQGYLEMYDIELESGRFFTVTEDYYGMQKIILGKTIADALFPSGDAVGKYILATSNNISFSFEVIGVLKEQTSGMEQTSNGAYIPRGFYSKKIAPNPSASTVIVQAESAEYATELASAVEAYCTELSGSAYAVNVMSMQTMIDQVNEIMTTMSVMLSAIAAISLLVGGIGIMNIMIVTVTERRQEIGIRKALGASPADIRRQFLVESAAITLIGGIAGIIIGIAISIAVEYVKGQSFIVSTGACAVSFVFSVFVGIFFGMNPAARAAKLDPVLALAGE
- a CDS encoding ABC transporter ATP-binding protein; the encoded protein is MAETIIRMENVTKLYEMGESVVHALRGISFSIKQGEFVSIMGPSGSGKSTCMNMIGCLDRPTSGIVEIGGKETAKMTEKELAALRNKTIGFVFQQYHLLPSMTILENVMLPLRYQGVERAKRIELAKEALELVDMGNRLSHRPNELSGGQKQRVAVARATVTKPHIILADEPTGALDSKTGAQVLKLFKKINEGGTTIVIVTHDPGIGASTNRCIKIFDGNIQSDQEQVPVMPFDETSGKADQSDETDTAEKDDV